The window CCGCACCATACCCCCACTACCAGCCACCGCCCCCTGGGGGCCCCCAGTACCTCCTGCCGTACTTCCCGCCTGAGGGGCCGGGGCCCGAGACCGTGGGCTTCATGGGGGACGGGGGGCCACCCACCTTCGTGGAGCTGCCCCGGCCCTTGATCAAGGAGggcctgccaccaccaccaccccccaaggAGAGCAAGCTGCCCCCGCTGCTCATCACGCTGCCCACCGAGACCGCACTGCCCCCAGGCACCTATAGCCACCTCAAGGGCCGCCTGAGCCAACTGCACGGGCCCGGGGAGCCCTTGACCTTCCCAGTCAAGGAGCCGCCCCCCAGCCCGCTGTACCCACCGGTCCCCACTGAACCCAAGGCAGCCGATGCCGAGGTGGCCCCACTGGGGGCGGGCGAGGCCAGGACCCCGGAGGTGGCCCGGGCCTTCGTGCTGCCCGAGAAGGTGCTGCTGGAGGATGCAATGAAGCTCTTCGACTGCCTGCCGGGCAGTGCCGAGCCCGAAGGGGCCCCACGCAAGCCCCTGGGGCCTGGGCCAGCCCTGCCCGACAGCGGGGGCGGCGGTGACGACTCCTCTGGTGACATCCGCTCGCTGCACCTGCCAGACGAGCTGCTGTCCTTCGACTACAGCGTGCCCGAGATCCTGGACACTGTCTCCAACGTGGACTACTTCTTCAACTTTAAGGCACTGGACGAGGAGCCGCTGCCCCGTCCGGGGCCCCCTGCCGCCAACACCACAGCCTCTGCCCCCAGGGCCGAGCCCCCTGGCAAGAGGAAGGCGGGCAGTTCCACCACCAGGAAGGGGCGGCAGGGCAGCAAGGGCAAGCAGGCCACGGGTCCCACGACTGCTGCCTCCTCAGGGCCCCGGCAGGACCTGGGAGCCACCCCCCATTAAAGCGGATTTGACCTCTCAGTGCTGTGTCCGCCCAGTGGCATCAGGGCCATCCCCACATCCTCCCTGTTGTACAGTGGGCCCCAGGCCACGGGGTGAGGCCCTGCAAAACCCCGAGGGCGCTGGACTTACAGAGCAGAGTGGGGGAGCCCTAGATTCAGATTTGGGATTCTAAATCTAGCCATAGAGAATCCACGTCAGCCGGCACTTTGGAGAGGTGGGAACTGCAAGAATTTCACTTCTGTGTTTGGGAAAGTCAGGGCTGCCCAGAGATGAGCAGGGACTGGCCTGGAGACACAGCAAATGCGGGAGTTAGGGAGTGGCCTGCATATCCCCGACCATCCCTCTGAAGCACACTATGGGTAGGAGGGGGGAAGGCCTTAGAGAGGCCTGCGGGCTGGGCTCAGCCTCTACCTACctggcagggcaggtgtcgccaATGGTG is drawn from Bos mutus isolate GX-2022 chromosome 7, NWIPB_WYAK_1.1, whole genome shotgun sequence and contains these coding sequences:
- the PRR22 gene encoding proline-rich protein 22; its protein translation is MQHPKPFYAPTAPQEGFSPQGLDATDGLDSQPTPACTEPLSAVGSSNLYHPPTPEKEVFPTPPAGFQMAPCGCFFDPRIYRIEWAATDFGQSSLYKLVAVGDGGPAGAPTSPGTYLLEPQHYLKAPVPPPPPAPYPHYQPPPPGGPQYLLPYFPPEGPGPETVGFMGDGGPPTFVELPRPLIKEGLPPPPPPKESKLPPLLITLPTETALPPGTYSHLKGRLSQLHGPGEPLTFPVKEPPPSPLYPPVPTEPKAADAEVAPLGAGEARTPEVARAFVLPEKVLLEDAMKLFDCLPGSAEPEGAPRKPLGPGPALPDSGGGGDDSSGDIRSLHLPDELLSFDYSVPEILDTVSNVDYFFNFKALDEEPLPRPGPPAANTTASAPRAEPPGKRKAGSSTTRKGRQGSKGKQATGPTTAASSGPRQDLGATPH